The following DNA comes from Chitinophaga nivalis.
GCCGACAAAAAAAGCGTGGTATTGGTCATGGGCCACAAAGGTAACTGGGAATGGGCCGGCAACACTTTCAGTATTCTGTGTAAACAGCAGTTGTATGTTATTTATCATCCGCTGGCCAATAAGCACTTCAATGGATTTATGTACCGTATGCGTACCCGCTTTGGCACCAAACTGATTGCCATGCAGGATACTTTCCGCGACATGGTACAAAACCGGGGAGAGGTAAATGCCACTGCTTTTATTGCAGACCAGGCGCCACAGCCGAAAACGGCCCAGTGGCTTACTTTTTTACACCAGGACACCCCTGTTTTTAAAGGAACAGAAAAAATAGCCCAGAAAATGAATTACCCCGTGGTATATGTGACGGTACAACGGGAAAAACGTGGATACTATGCCGTATCAGCAGAAATATTAACCGCTACACCTGCCGGTGAAAAAGACGGAGATATCACTGCAGCGCATACCCGTAAACTTGAGGAAGATATTCTGGCACAACCGGCGACCTGGCTTTGGTCGCACAAAAGATGGAAGCACAAACGGGCGACCCATATTTAATTCCGATTCATCAATAATAAAAAAAAGAACAGATCCTACAACTATGCTGGAAGGTAAAGAACTGATACTTGCTACCAAGCCCTATGCCTGCGAGAAGAGATTTAAAAGCTGGCTGTATGCTTTATCAACATTATTACTGCTGATTTTATCATCCTGTGCGGCCCTGCTGGCGCCTTATCTGGCGCTACGGCTATTTTTCAGTATGTTAACCGGTCTGTTAATTGTACGGATGTTCGTTATATATCACGATCATCAACACCATGCTATTTTACACCGTTCCCGGCTGGCCGATGCGATCATGACTGCCTTTGGCATTTATGTACTGGCACCAAGCAGCATCTGGAAACGTTCCCATGACTATCATCATAAACATAATTCCAAGCTTTTCAGTGCCAGTATTGGCTCCTATCCGATTCTCACCCGTAAGAAATTCAATAGTATCACTCCCGCAGAACGGCGTACCTACCTTTTCAGCCGGCATCCGGTGACAATTGCCGCCGGTTATTTGTCGATGTTTATGATTGGTATGTGCGTGCAATCCTTTCTGAGCAGTCCCCGTAAACACCTGGATTCCCTGCTGGCCCTGATCATACACCTTGGCGGCAGTGCTGCCATCTGGTATTTCCTGGGTTGGGAAAGCTGGTTGCTCCTGATTCTGATTCCCTTCACGATTGCCTGTGGCCTGGGAGCTTACCTTTTTTATGCCCAGCACAATTTTCCCGGTGTGACGTTCAATGTCAATGAAGAATGGTGCTACGATAAAGCAGCACTGCTTTCTTCCAGCTTCATGCAAATGAATCCGGTTATGCAGTGGTTTACCGGCAATATCGGCTACCATCATATTCACCACCTGAATGCGCGTATTCCTTTCTATCGCCTGCCGGAAGTAATGCAGGAGATTCCGCGGCTGCAGGACGCCAAAGTCACCTCTCTACGTTTTCGGGATATCTGCGCCTGCTTCCGCCTGAAAGTATGGGATCCTGAGCTGAACAGGATGATCAGTCTGAAAGAAATCCGTTCCCTTAATATTACGACAACGGTAAAGATGAAGCCTGATCCTGCAATAGCTGCCGGATAATCTTCGTTCTTGTTTCCTTCATAAACCGGGTATCTTCTTTTACTTTTTGCAACACCGGAATACCGGCTGTTTTGGGAGAACCTGCGTTAAATGGTGGCGCTGGTGCATATTCCAGCTGCAGCTGAATGGTTTTAGCCATTTCTGCTCCTCCGATGAGGGCTATCAGGGATAATCCGAAATCAATGCCGGCGGTAATGCCGCCGCCTGTGATCCGGTTACGATCCCGGACAATTCTTTCTGTCACTGTTTCTACGCCAAACATTTCCAACAGGTCGAGGGAACGCCAATGTGTAGTGGCTTTGTAGCCCTGCAGCAGACCTGCCGCTGCCAATACCAGCGAGCCGGTACAAACGGCGGTGATATAACGGGCACCGGCTGCCTGGTTGCGCAGAAATCCAAGTACCGCCTGATTAGTAAGTAAGGTATTGATTCCTCTGCCACCTGGCACAAACAGGATATCCAGCTGCGGACAATCCGCCATAGCAATGTTGGGCTGCACAGTGAGACCACCTTCGGCTTTAATGGGGTCTGTGGTTTCACCAATCACCAGTACTTCAAAACAGGAAGCTTTGACGAAACATTCATAGGGGCCGGTAAAATCGAGGATAGTTAATTCGGGGAATAGGAACATACCTACTTTGAGCTTACGCATAAACTGGGTTTTAACACGGTATAAAAATAATCAAATTGGCTGCAGGTAATCTACCGATGCTGCTCATATTTGTTGGGAGGTAACACCTGTTGTAATAACTGTCTTTCTTCCGGTTGCAAGGCCGGGGACTGCACGGTTTGCATAATATCTTCCAGCTGGGCGGGCGTACGTATACCTACCACGGCAGCGGTCACTGCCTGATGCTGCAGTACATAGCGCAGGGCGGTCTGGGCCCGCTCCCGCTCTACACTTGATAATTTTGCAACGGCAGCGGCGGCAGCGGCTACTGCTTCCTGGCTATAGCTCAGATACGGTGCTGCCGGTTTGTTGACCAGTAGTCCGCTAGCCAGACTACCTCTCGTCAGCACACCGATATTGTTCCGCTGCAACATAGCCAGACAGGCCTCTTCCGGCCGGCGGTCCAACAGACTGTACTGCATCATTACACTTACAATATTGGACCGTTCAATATACGCACGGATCACATTGGGACGTATGGAGGAAATACCATAATACCTGATTTTCCCTTGCTGTTTCAATGTTTCAAAAGCGGCAATTGTTTCATCTATGGGGTCATCTATTGTGCCTCCATGCAGTTGGTACAGGTCTATATAATCTGTCTGTAACCGTTTCAGGCTTTCTTCCACTGCTGAAAGTATATATTTTTTGCCAGGATTCCAATCCCAGCCACTACCATCTTTTTTCCACTGATTACCCACTTTGGTGGCAATAATTACAGATTGTCTTTTTCCCAGGAGGGCCTTGCCTAAAGTTGTTTCATTC
Coding sequences within:
- a CDS encoding lysophospholipid acyltransferase family protein, with protein sequence MSSIAYYLLLPVIYAVSLLPFRVLYFLSDAVYVFLYYVLGYRKKVVLDNLRRSFPEKSEKEINRICKDFYHYLCDLFLETFKTLTISRDAMVKHCRFTPDTVALFDRLAADKKSVVLVMGHKGNWEWAGNTFSILCKQQLYVIYHPLANKHFNGFMYRMRTRFGTKLIAMQDTFRDMVQNRGEVNATAFIADQAPQPKTAQWLTFLHQDTPVFKGTEKIAQKMNYPVVYVTVQREKRGYYAVSAEILTATPAGEKDGDITAAHTRKLEEDILAQPATWLWSHKRWKHKRATHI
- a CDS encoding fatty acid desaturase family protein, which gives rise to MLEGKELILATKPYACEKRFKSWLYALSTLLLLILSSCAALLAPYLALRLFFSMLTGLLIVRMFVIYHDHQHHAILHRSRLADAIMTAFGIYVLAPSSIWKRSHDYHHKHNSKLFSASIGSYPILTRKKFNSITPAERRTYLFSRHPVTIAAGYLSMFMIGMCVQSFLSSPRKHLDSLLALIIHLGGSAAIWYFLGWESWLLLILIPFTIACGLGAYLFYAQHNFPGVTFNVNEEWCYDKAALLSSSFMQMNPVMQWFTGNIGYHHIHHLNARIPFYRLPEVMQEIPRLQDAKVTSLRFRDICACFRLKVWDPELNRMISLKEIRSLNITTTVKMKPDPAIAAG
- a CDS encoding DJ-1/PfpI family protein: MRKLKVGMFLFPELTILDFTGPYECFVKASCFEVLVIGETTDPIKAEGGLTVQPNIAMADCPQLDILFVPGGRGINTLLTNQAVLGFLRNQAAGARYITAVCTGSLVLAAAGLLQGYKATTHWRSLDLLEMFGVETVTERIVRDRNRITGGGITAGIDFGLSLIALIGGAEMAKTIQLQLEYAPAPPFNAGSPKTAGIPVLQKVKEDTRFMKETRTKIIRQLLQDQASSLPLS
- a CDS encoding aldo/keto reductase yields the protein MQYHLLGNSTLPVSEIAFGCMSLGKEDDANERLIAQAIAHGINFFDTADLYEHGQNETTLGKALLGKRQSVIIATKVGNQWKKDGSGWDWNPGKKYILSAVEESLKRLQTDYIDLYQLHGGTIDDPIDETIAAFETLKQQGKIRYYGISSIRPNVIRAYIERSNIVSVMMQYSLLDRRPEEACLAMLQRNNIGVLTRGSLASGLLVNKPAAPYLSYSQEAVAAAAAAVAKLSSVERERAQTALRYVLQHQAVTAAVVGIRTPAQLEDIMQTVQSPALQPEERQLLQQVLPPNKYEQHR